The Thalassospira sp. TSL5-1 sequence GATCTGGAAACCCTGGCGCAGGAAAAGCTTGAACGTTTGAATGCAGCCCTTGGCAAGCTGGGGCCCAAACCGGAAGGAGATGCGTCGGAAGTACCGGCGGTGACAGCGGAGCGGGACCGGTTAAACAAGGAAATCGCCCGGGTTAGCGGTATTCAGAAACAGGGGGAGCTGGCGGCCTTCCGGGCTGGTGAATTGCTGGACCAGGTTGGTCGTCTGTCGCGTGAACGCTTTACCCGCCGTATTTTCAGCCGGGCCGATGTGCCGTGGGACCCTGCCGTTTGGCAAAAAAGCTGGGCCGAGGCGATGCGCCTGCCCGAAGTGGTGCGCAGCCGTTATTCCGATGTCAATCTGGCCGACCATATTGGTGACCGTCTTGAAGATGTGGCCCCGGAGCTGGTGTTTTTGCTGTTTGCCATTGCCGCGGCTCTGATTGGTGGCGAGGTCGTGGTATTCCGGCTTTTGCCGCTGCGCTGGCGGCAGGCCAAGGGCGATGACAGGCTGGCCCTGATATCGGGCATACGTTTCACGCTAACGGCGATTGTGCCGGGCGTGTTGCTGTTTGTGTTTTATCGCATTATTGCCTCCCAGGGCGATTTGATGGAAGGAAGCGGCGGGGAGCTGATTACACAGTTCTTTTTTGCCGCCTTGTTCCTGCTGTTTGTCGGGGCGTCCGTTCGCAGTGTGTTTTCGCCTTTTGCCCCGCAAATGCGATCTGCAGGCACGACGACGACCGGTGCCCGCGTGGTGGGCATTTCTGCCCTGTTTGCTGCTATTGTGTTTGCCTTTGACATTGTGTTGCTGCAAGGCGCGACAACGATTGGCGCATCGCTGGATCTTGCGCTTGTGCAAAGCTTGAGCAACATGACCCTGATTTGTGCTGTGATGTTTATTGCAGCCCTTGGTGTCTGGTGGGAACATGATGCGATTGACGAACAGCAAAGCTGGTGGCGCAAGATCGAACGGCGCTGCCGCCGGGTTGTGCTGTTTGTGTCGGTTATTTTGCCGTTTCTGTCTTTTGTCGGCTATGTAGCACTAGCACGGTTTGTGCTGGAAAACATGATGCTGGCGCTGGCCTTTACCACCAGCTATTGGATATTGCGCGAGTTTTTGCGGGCGCTGGTTCATATCTATTTGATCAAGCCAGACGCCGAAAAGGACGAAAACGCCACCGATGCTGTGCATGGCACCCTGTATTTCTGGTTGCGGGTGACGATTGATGCCATGATGCTGATTATCGCGGTTCCCACCGCGATCATGGTGTTTACCGACATTGCCTGGACGGATTTGATCAGCGCGGTCGAGACGGCGTTTGTTGGCATCCAGATTGGCAGCATCAATTTTTCCCTGCGTGCCATTTTAATTGGCGTATTCCTGTTCCTGCTGCTGTTAAGCCTGATGCGGTTTTTCCAGCGGATGCTCAATACCCGTGTGCTGCCCAATACCAAGCTGGATCAGGGTTTGCAGCATTCGGTGTCGGCCATATTCGGCTATGTCGGCATTGGCCTTGCGGTGCTGATTGCGGTGTCAGCTGCCGGGGTTGACCTGTCAAACCTTGCCATTATCGCCGGTGCTATTTCCGTTGGTATCGGTTTTGGCATGCAGAGTATTGTGAACAACTTTGTATCTGGCCTGATTTTGCTGATCGAACGGCCCATCAAGGTGGGCGACTGGATTGTGGTTGGGGCAGATCAGGGCTTTGTGAAGGATATTCGCGTTCGCGCAACCGAGATCGAGACCTTTGATCGTTCATCGGTGGTGATCCCCAATTCCGAACTGATTTCAAACCGGGTTCTGAACTGGACGCTGAAGGAACGGTCGGGGCGTGGCATTGTGCCAATTGGCGTTTCCTATAGTGCGGATGCCAACCAGGTGCGTGATATTTTACTCGAAATGGCGGATAAACGCCGTGAAATTCTAAGCTATCCGGCACCGCAAGTGGTGTTTATCGGTTTTGGCGAAAGTTCACTGGATTTTGAATTGCGTTACTTCCTGCGCGATATTGGCGATGTGCTGGCGGTGGCAAGCTCTATCCGGTTCGAGGTGTTAGAGCGGTTCCGCGAAGAAGGCATTGAAATTCCGTTTCCGCAGCGTGACGTCAATTTGCGCGATATTGACCGCCTGGAAGATGCCATTCGCAGCCTTGCCCGCCAGAATGGCAGCAAGAAAGATCAGGCGGATAATCATCCGCCTGAAGCAGAGGCCGATAGGGAACTGGTTGAGGGTGGCAAAACGCCACCAGCCGATGGCGCGGGTGCGGCGGGTCCCCAGCTCGATAAATCACAAACGGCGATCCCGTCAGATTCCTCGACATCCGAAATACCGGGCAGTGCCACCCCCGCGACCCGGGAACTGCCAGACGGAGACCGTTAGCATGTCGTGAGGTGATGAGCGGTCTTGGAGAATGCCGGTTGGTAAAACTGACTGGACCAGGAAGGCTGGCTCAGATGAACTGGAAATGGAGGAGGTGAAATGTTTAGGCCTCCTTCATTTTATAGGCGGGGTGTTTCACTTGCTGTATCAGCGGCCAGTTTGGCGGTGATTTTTTGGCCCATCGGTGCCATCAGGTGGCGTTCATCCTGGCCAAGCCAGCGCATTTCGGCAATTTCGCGCGACGGGGCCAGGGTGCCGGAATAATCGGCTTGAAAACAGGTCATGTGGACCTGGGTATCATCGGGCATGTTATGGCCGTGCCCGGAAAAAATGCCGATTTCCGTGATGGTGTCGGACACCAGTTCCACACCTAGTTCTTCGCGGATTTCCCGTTTCAGGGCGATGATCGGTGTTTCCCCCGCATCGATTTTGCCGCCAGGCAGGTAAAACCTGTCGCGCCCGTGGGTGCGGACGGAAAGTGTGCGGCCGTCTTTTTGCAGGATCCAGTTAACGGTCTTGATTGTTTTGGTCATGGTGGGCTTACCGGTTTTTGATGCAACCAACCGGATAAAAACCGGCCAGGTGACGAGGTTGTATTGGGTGCGTTCATGTATGTTTATGATCGAACCATAACCTAATCTATCCCGGCTTGTGCGAGCAAGGGCAAGGCGCAGGCGATTGATGGGAAATGAGGGGATTTGTAGCGTAAGTAAGGTGTGTGCCAGTGGGCAAGTGAAACTGCGCAAACCGGCATTTATCACGATATAAAAAGCCCGGCCCGAGGGACTATGGGGAGTTGTGCGGGCCGGGAGGGCGTTCCGGATTGGGGTCAGAACGAGCATGAGTACCGCCACGGGATGTTTGGGGTGCGGGCGGCATCCGGCATCGTTAATTGATTGATTATTAGTTGCCGGACAGGTTTTCGAGCGCATCGCTCAAATTCGTGGTGTTGGTTTGTGTATTTGAATTTGCGGTTTGATCCCCGACGGAATCCTGCCCGGTATTCACCGTGCCGTTGGAATTATTCAGAATGACGCAGGAGGAGTTGGCTGTCGCACTTGCTGTTCCGCCGCCACCACCACAGACCAGTTGGGTAAGACTGTTTGTGCCGGAAGATGCGCTGCCAGTGCCATTTCCGCTGAGCATGCCTGATTCTGCCTGTTTCATGACCACTGCCAGAGAGGCGCGGTTCTGAACAGGGGCAGACCAGGGTTTTTCAAACATTTGTGCCTGTGCCGCAAAGGACCCCAATGCCGTGATGAAGGTAGCAAGGACGAGTAATTTTGCCACCTGCCGGGAACGGGGATGCCGGCGTAAGGCCGGTTGTGACCGGGAGACCGTAAACATCGGAATTTCCTTTTGTCGGATATGAAGGGAAAGAGAGGGCCTTGGCCCTCTCTTTGACGGCAGGTATTATCAATTGTTGATCGCAGGAGCCCCAACCTTGATCGACAGGTTGTTGCCGATGGCGGACGCAGCACCATTGATCACGGGCTGATCAAGCTTGCCAAGGTTGGTATAGTTGTTCAGGTTGACGTTGTAGATGTTGCTTGAGGCCGAAACATCGGCATAAGCGAACTGCGTAACGTCGGCAATGAGAGCAACATCAGGCTGGATGCCGTCATTGTCGTCATCGCCGCCATAGTTGCCGCCACCGTGACCGGGGAAGAACGCCGTCGACATGGATGGGGTTTCATCGGTCGGGGTTTCGGTTTCGGTTGCCGTAACAGGCTTGACCGAAATGTTCATGTTGTTGGCAAGGGCCGTTGCGGCGGCATCAACCGAAAAGTTGTTGATGTTGTAGGCATTGGACGTTGCCGTTACCGATGCAGGCGCAATGTCGCCATTCAGGGCCAGCATGGTCAGACCCAAAGCACCGGAAAGGTTGGTGTTGGGGCTGGTTTGTGAACCCATACCATAGCTGTTCGTTGCCGCATCCCCGCCACCCGAGGACTGGCCGTTGCCGTCAGCCGCATTGAAGTTGAATTGCCCGGCGTGAACATTGACCATTCCTTCACCTGAAATGGAGGAGTTGTTGGCCAGTGCGGTTGCCGTGGCATTGAGCGAAGGCAGTTCCGTGGTCGCATCATAGCTGTCGGTCGGCTGGATATTGTCGACCGTTACGGTAAAGATAACACCATCGGTTTCACCGTTACCAACCCCGTCAGCGGCGAACGGATCATATACCGCACCGGTAACCTTGATGTCCGCGCCATCAAAGGCACCACTGGCTGATGTCACGCCACCTTCGGAATCCGCGCTGTTGCCCGCCGGACCATTGGCGATGCCAAAGGAAGACGGGTTGGTGCCCTGGCCAGCAGCAATGCCATCGACATTGCCAGATGTGGTTTCGCTAAAGTCGGCCACATCCGGGTCAAGGCTGGTTGAGGAACTGTTTGCCCAGGCTTCGCCTTCAAAGGTAAAGGTGCCGGATTGTTCGGTCATGATCGGCTGATTGTTCTTCACATCATGGACGTTCGATGAAGCCGAAGTGCTGCCGAGTTTTTCCTGCAAAATTTCGACCATTGAAAAATTGGCAGGATCGTCAATATTAAGGTCAATATCGACATTGGTGTCGACTTTGCCGTTCCAGGACCATTCGACATTGTCAAACGCATAGGCCGGCACCCCGGTTGCCAGTACACCTGCCGTAATCAGGGTCCCCAGCAACAGTTTTTTCTTAAGCATTTCGCTCACTCCTGTTGATTTGCTTTGTGGTCTTTGGATAAAGAAGAAAACCGCTCTAGATGCGCACTCATGTCATTGGCTTTGGAAAGTGCACATTCCGGTGTTTGCGGCAGCCCCAAGAAATCTGTCATGATTTGATAGACCCCCATTTCTGCAACCGCTCTGACGCCAAGCTGTAGCGGCTCGTTCCGGATGCGCCCGGCGTCAAATTCGACAAGATTTATTCCGAAGAAACGAAACACGCCGGCACTGACCTCGTAGCCCATGATCTGCTTTTGCAGCGAGCTGACATAGCGGACGGCGAATGATTTTGAATCGATGACCCGAAGATCCATTGCCACATTGATAACAACGGTTCGGCCACCCCCGCCAATGCCGCGCACATAAAGCTGCGCACCTTCGCTGAGGATGTTGTAATTGAGTTCCGTTACTGCCCCGACGAGGATGAAATCCGATGCGGGGATTTTGCCATATTGTTCGATATTGCGGGTTAAACGGCCCTGTTCGGAGAGGCGGACTTCAGCAAGCGGAATACGCAAATCAAAGCGTTCCACCAAATTTGCCCTCCCCGACTTATAAAGGGCGCTCATGACCATTTCGCTGACACCCTGGGAAACGGCGTGGCCGTTTTCGTCGTAATTGAGCTGACCGGTTTTGTCGGCAATTTCGCCAACAGCAAAAATCGGAAGCCGGTTTGCCGGTACATCTTTGAGTTCGCGCAGACAGGCGCTGTAGGGTGTTTCGTTGTCAGTAACCGGAAAGGAGATCATGGGATCAATGCGGTTCTGTGAATATGAACCGGGTCCCGGCGCGCAAGCTGCGAGGCTTGTCGCGGCCAATGCGGTTGCTGCTAATTTGCGAAGCATTTTTCCTGTCCCTGCTGAAGTCTTCCCCAAAGTCAAACGGCGTTTTGATTGGCGTTTGTCTTTGGTGACTATGACACAGTGGGATTTATGTTCTAGTCTACATAAGTGATTATTGGATGGGTAAAATTGATTAGCAATATTATATCAATTTTGTTCATTTTTTATTTTTAGGTATTGCGATAATTATTTCGAGATACCCCATTTTATATAGGAATATGCTATCGGGCGTATTGCCATGTCGGCAGAAAGTGCATTGAATCAAATAGCTTAACTTTCTGCAGGAAATAATATCGATATGAGCATGTCCCAAGAAATTCACGATACAGATCGCCAGATCCTGGCTATCGGTTTTCATGCCGCAGATATTGAATTACTGATCGGTAATAATACGGGGTGGCGCGCGGTGGCAGACCCCGATTTTCGATTGGCCTGGCGTGGTGAAGGGCAATATTGTGCCGCATTGATTGCCCAGGGACATAACGAGTTATTAAGCCATTCGCAAATGCGGTATCTGTCGCATGTTGCGCGACAAATTCCCCTGATCACTTTTATCCCTGACGGAAATTATATTCCCGGAAGGCGCTTGGACCGGGCCAGTTCAGCCCTGATGTTTTCGTCAACCGCGTCTTTGTTAACAGAAATATGCGAACTCGCACGCGAGGATTGCTGGATTTTACCGGGTAAAATGGACAGCGTTTTTTTGTTGCTGGGCGATAGTGCCGAGGGAATGGCGGCGCGATTGTCCGATCGTGAGTGGTATTTGCTGCATGAAATTCAGGATGGAAAAAGCAATGGCGAAATCGCCCGGGATGTCGGCAGCAGCGAGGCCGAGGTAAAGGCATGGCTTGTTGATGTGTTTGGTGTCTTGGGGGTGGCAACCCGCACCCAGGCCGCGATTGTATCGTTTTTTATCGAAAGGCATTTGCGTGATGCGCCTGGTGGGGGCGTTCGTATTGCCTGTGAGGATGGGGAATGATGGGGCGCTGCTACCGACGTTGGGATGAGTTCCGGGGCATTGGTATTATTGAAGCATTTAGTCCTGACTTTGAGCGTAAAGCAGACCATATCGATTTTAAGGGACGCAACCTTTTGTAAAAGGATGACGATATCATGAATAGGTTTATGACGTTCAAAAAGGTCGTGCGGTGCTATGGTTTGCCCGTGCTGGTCAGTGTGCTGTTTACGGTCGGGTTTTCAGCCGACGGACAAGCACAGTTCAATAATAAACCCTACTCATTTAATACGCCAACCGGCGCACCGGGCATGAGCCGGGCGGCGCGTCAGGCGATTATAAATGACCAGATTTATAACATTCGCCCTGACAATATGTTGCGTGATGCGAATGGTGGATTGCTGTCGATTGAAAAAAGCAAGGGGGGGACGGCGATTGTTCGCACGGCCGATGGCCAGGTCCTGCCCGGCTTTAGAGGAACATCGATTTCGGGCGGCGGTGTCTCGGTTGGTGTTTTTAACGCCTACTTTATGGCCGCCGACAGTGATCGTCGTTATGCACCTCTGCAAAGCATGGCAGCGACTTACACGA is a genomic window containing:
- a CDS encoding NUDIX domain-containing protein gives rise to the protein MTKTIKTVNWILQKDGRTLSVRTHGRDRFYLPGGKIDAGETPIIALKREIREELGVELVSDTITEIGIFSGHGHNMPDDTQVHMTCFQADYSGTLAPSREIAEMRWLGQDERHLMAPMGQKITAKLAADTASETPRL
- a CDS encoding LuxR C-terminal-related transcriptional regulator, with the translated sequence MSMSQEIHDTDRQILAIGFHAADIELLIGNNTGWRAVADPDFRLAWRGEGQYCAALIAQGHNELLSHSQMRYLSHVARQIPLITFIPDGNYIPGRRLDRASSALMFSSTASLLTEICELAREDCWILPGKMDSVFLLLGDSAEGMAARLSDREWYLLHEIQDGKSNGEIARDVGSSEAEVKAWLVDVFGVLGVATRTQAAIVSFFIERHLRDAPGGGVRIACEDGE
- a CDS encoding CsgG/HfaB family protein, giving the protein MTLGKTSAGTGKMLRKLAATALAATSLAACAPGPGSYSQNRIDPMISFPVTDNETPYSACLRELKDVPANRLPIFAVGEIADKTGQLNYDENGHAVSQGVSEMVMSALYKSGRANLVERFDLRIPLAEVRLSEQGRLTRNIEQYGKIPASDFILVGAVTELNYNILSEGAQLYVRGIGGGGRTVVINVAMDLRVIDSKSFAVRYVSSLQKQIMGYEVSAGVFRFFGINLVEFDAGRIRNEPLQLGVRAVAEMGVYQIMTDFLGLPQTPECALSKANDMSAHLERFSSLSKDHKANQQE
- a CDS encoding DUF3772 domain-containing protein; the protein is MFRRVLMLVLFGLFVASASAGLAGGAWAQSNGDGNEEANVLENSQKTLAHWNKTFDTVEKQLSNSSVSGRELADSRSDLERAIDSTRDLETLAQEKLERLNAALGKLGPKPEGDASEVPAVTAERDRLNKEIARVSGIQKQGELAAFRAGELLDQVGRLSRERFTRRIFSRADVPWDPAVWQKSWAEAMRLPEVVRSRYSDVNLADHIGDRLEDVAPELVFLLFAIAAALIGGEVVVFRLLPLRWRQAKGDDRLALISGIRFTLTAIVPGVLLFVFYRIIASQGDLMEGSGGELITQFFFAALFLLFVGASVRSVFSPFAPQMRSAGTTTTGARVVGISALFAAIVFAFDIVLLQGATTIGASLDLALVQSLSNMTLICAVMFIAALGVWWEHDAIDEQQSWWRKIERRCRRVVLFVSVILPFLSFVGYVALARFVLENMMLALAFTTSYWILREFLRALVHIYLIKPDAEKDENATDAVHGTLYFWLRVTIDAMMLIIAVPTAIMVFTDIAWTDLISAVETAFVGIQIGSINFSLRAILIGVFLFLLLLSLMRFFQRMLNTRVLPNTKLDQGLQHSVSAIFGYVGIGLAVLIAVSAAGVDLSNLAIIAGAISVGIGFGMQSIVNNFVSGLILLIERPIKVGDWIVVGADQGFVKDIRVRATEIETFDRSSVVIPNSELISNRVLNWTLKERSGRGIVPIGVSYSADANQVRDILLEMADKRREILSYPAPQVVFIGFGESSLDFELRYFLRDIGDVLAVASSIRFEVLERFREEGIEIPFPQRDVNLRDIDRLEDAIRSLARQNGSKKDQADNHPPEAEADRELVEGGKTPPADGAGAAGPQLDKSQTAIPSDSSTSEIPGSATPATRELPDGDR